DNA sequence from the Bacillales bacterium genome:
GAAAGCAAAGAGTGTTACGTGTTTTCGCGCAATACGACAGGTTCAGCTGGGCACGTGAAGTTTATCAACAATGATATCGTTGCATTTATGAAAGGTTTAAAGCAAAGGAAAGGCAAGAAGATTTGGGTAGTCGGCGGCGGTGAAGTGCTGCAGCCGATGATGGAAGAAAAACTCGTGGATGAATTCATCATCCAAATCACTCCGACGATTCTTGGGCGCGGCATTCCGTTGTTCCTGCCGTGCGACGTCGAAAACGAGCTTAAGTTGGTCGATGTGC
Encoded proteins:
- a CDS encoding dihydrofolate reductase family protein; this translates as MTHERTLVFYGAVSVDGYIARENHSLDWLFGTEGEEEIGFDAFYETIDTVVMGKKTYDQILVHDPETIPYESKECYVFSRNTTGSAGHVKFINNDIVAFMKGLKQRKGKKIWVVGGGEVLQPMMEEKLVDEFIIQITPTILGRGIPLFLPCDVENELKLVDVHRHKQFAEVHYVLKPN